The Branchiostoma floridae strain S238N-H82 chromosome 8, Bfl_VNyyK, whole genome shotgun sequence genome has a segment encoding these proteins:
- the LOC118422030 gene encoding leucine-rich repeat-containing protein 15-like, whose translation MQRSRVTCRAAAVSVLGLLWVVMITAAFTCPETCSCGSNEQVYCIRRGLTVVPANIPLGTTVLYLDFNNIQDLSDADFGYLTRLELLDLSYNHIADLPDGVFSNLTSLVELLLHNNNISSLPTGVFSHLTSLRYLWLSDNHIADLPDGVFSHLTSLEQLFLEKNIISSLPTGVFSHLTRLVVLLMENNDISSLPSGVFSHLTSLFSLSLSGNHIADLPDGVFSNLTSLRDLYLHNNNISSLPTGVFSHLTSLGLLYLSGNHIADLPHGVFSNLTSLLQLHLHNNNISSLPTGVFTHLTSLGLLSLSGNHIAGLPDGVFSHLTNLGVLHLENNNISSLPSGVFSRLTRLVRLHLDNNNISSLPSGVFSHLTSLQNLYIAGNPWRCDCSIHGLLTSARLRTSISDGPTCSSPHHMKGDALKATVTVDKVCLGRGDCTMGSADVTCACNVGWTGPFCGKALEEQ comes from the exons atgcAGAGGAGCCGTGTGACGTGCCGAGCTGCTGCAGTCAGTGTCCTCGGTCTCCTGTGGGTCGTCATGATCACGGCCGCCTTCACCTGCCCGGAGACATGTTCTTGTGGGTCTAACGAGCAGGTTTACTGTATCAGACGGGGACTCACAGTCGTTCCTGCCAACATACCATTGGGTACAACTGTTCTCTACCTGGACTTCAATAACATACAGGACCTGTCTGATGCGGATTTCGGCTACCTCACCCGTCTGGAGTTGCTGGATCTATCTTATAATCACATAGCTGACCTCCCGGATGGAGTGTTCTCAAACCTGACCAGTTTGGTGGAGCTTCTCCTgcacaacaataacatctcgagTCTGCCAACTGGAGTattctcacatctcaccagcCTGCGGTACCTGTGGCTATCTGATAATCATATAGCTGACCTCCCGGAtggagtgttctcacatctGACCAGTTTGGAACAGCTTTTCCTGGAAAAAAATATCATCTCGAGTCTGCCCACTGGAGTATTCTCACATCTGACCAGATTGGTGGTGCTTCTCATGGAAAACAATGACATCTCGAGTCTGCCCTCtggagtgttctcacatctcacaTCTCTGTTTAGTCTGTCTTTATCTGGTAATCATATAGCTGACCTCCCGGATGGAGTGTTCTCAAATCTGACCAGTTTGAGAGATCTTTACCTgcacaacaataacatctcgagTCTGCCCACTGGAGTGTTTTCACATCTCACCAGTCTGGGGCTCTTGTATCTATCTGGTAATCATATAGCTGACCTCCCTCATGGAGTATTCTCAAACCTGACCAGTTTGTTACAGCTTCACCTgcacaacaataacatctcgagTCTGCCCACTGGAGTGTTCACACATCTCACCAGTCTGGGGCTCTTGTCTCTGTCTGGTAATCATATAGCTGGCCTGCCGGATGGAGTATTCTCACATCTGACCAATTTGGGGGTGCTTCACCTGGAAAACAATAACATCTCGAGTCTGCCCTCTGGAGTGTTCTCACGTCTGACCCGTTTGGTACGACTTCACCTggacaacaataacatctcgagTCTGCCCTCtggagtgttctcacatctcaccagtcTGCAGAACCTTTACATAGCAGGAAACCCATGGAGGTGTGACTGTAGTATACATGGTCTACTGACTTCGGCACGTCTGCGTACTTCAATTTCCGATGGCCCTACCTGCAGCTCCCCTCACCACATGAAAGGCGACGCACtgaaagcaactgttacagtagacaAAGTTTGTCTCGGCCGCGGGGACTGCACCATGGGAAGCGCTGACGTCACTTGTGCTTGCAATGTCGGCTGGACTGGCCCATTCTGTGGTAAAG CTTTAGAAGAACAATAA